One segment of Nocardioides sp. QY071 DNA contains the following:
- a CDS encoding FAD-binding oxidoreductase, translated as MSTTANATRADIAGLKSAVDCPVILPGERHYDLERHVWNADIDRSPAAIVSCRTAQDVSRALTWSLENGFEVTVRGGGHNLAGTAVIDGAVLLDTGPMKEVTFDHAAGTVTAGAGCRLGDLDRACAEHGVVVPAGTVSHTGVAGLTLGGGTGYLSRMYGLTTDHVVEVEFVVADGRILTVNEDEHPELFWAVRGAGHNYGIATKFTFRYTPFTMKANVRQAFYVGEDRKRVLQHFRDWSYDAADNVVTYARTVEVPDFWTVVPAKYRGSQVVSVATVHWGDAEEGRTLTDSMMGAGSPVWQTEYQVPHVELQRACDDDFRYGVRRYWKNSMLNEFPDEAIDTVLKWSDAYPGRPLQARSTIAPHFACPYQLYPRGGQAARVDPMATSTSDRTSAKFMASAGAEWEFPSEAPELMDWVSGFDAEMDPYKNGTYINFTSVAGDENAARYAYGDKYDRLVAVKREYDPHNVFRRGLVDLSGEGEDVLDDE; from the coding sequence ATGAGCACGACCGCGAACGCGACCCGGGCGGACATCGCCGGGCTGAAGAGCGCCGTGGACTGCCCCGTGATCCTGCCCGGGGAGCGGCACTACGACCTCGAGCGCCACGTGTGGAACGCCGACATCGACCGCAGCCCCGCCGCGATCGTCTCCTGCCGCACCGCCCAGGACGTGTCCCGCGCGCTGACCTGGTCCCTCGAGAACGGCTTCGAGGTCACCGTCCGCGGCGGCGGCCACAACCTGGCGGGCACCGCCGTCATCGACGGCGCCGTGCTGCTCGACACCGGCCCGATGAAGGAGGTCACCTTCGACCACGCGGCCGGCACGGTCACGGCCGGCGCCGGCTGCCGGCTCGGTGACCTGGACCGGGCCTGCGCCGAGCACGGCGTCGTCGTGCCTGCCGGCACGGTGTCGCACACCGGCGTCGCGGGCCTCACCCTCGGCGGTGGGACCGGCTACCTGTCGCGGATGTACGGCCTGACCACCGACCACGTGGTAGAGGTGGAGTTCGTCGTCGCCGACGGCCGGATCCTCACGGTCAACGAGGACGAGCACCCCGAGCTGTTCTGGGCGGTGCGCGGCGCGGGCCACAACTACGGCATCGCGACGAAGTTCACCTTCCGCTACACGCCCTTCACGATGAAGGCCAACGTGCGCCAGGCGTTCTACGTCGGCGAGGACCGCAAGCGCGTCCTCCAGCACTTCCGCGACTGGAGCTACGACGCCGCCGACAACGTCGTCACCTACGCCCGCACCGTCGAGGTGCCGGACTTCTGGACCGTCGTGCCCGCGAAGTACCGCGGCAGCCAGGTCGTCTCGGTCGCCACGGTCCACTGGGGCGACGCCGAGGAGGGCCGCACGCTGACCGACTCGATGATGGGCGCCGGCTCGCCGGTGTGGCAGACCGAGTACCAGGTGCCGCACGTCGAGCTGCAGCGCGCGTGCGACGACGACTTCCGCTACGGCGTGCGCCGCTACTGGAAGAACAGCATGCTCAACGAGTTCCCCGACGAGGCCATCGACACGGTCCTCAAGTGGTCGGACGCCTACCCGGGCCGGCCGCTGCAGGCCCGTTCGACCATCGCGCCGCACTTCGCCTGCCCGTACCAGCTCTACCCCCGTGGCGGGCAGGCGGCGCGGGTCGACCCGATGGCGACCTCGACCAGCGACCGCACGTCGGCGAAGTTCATGGCGAGCGCCGGCGCCGAGTGGGAGTTCCCGTCCGAGGCCCCGGAGCTGATGGACTGGGTGTCGGGCTTCGACGCGGAGATGGACCCCTACAAGAACGGGACCTACATCAACTTCACCAGCGTGGCCGGTGACGAGAACGCGGCGCGCTACGCCTACGGCGACAAGTACGACCGCCTGGTCGCCGTGAAGCGGGAGTACGACCCCCACAACGTCTTCCGCCGCGGTCTCGTGGACCTGTCCGGTGAGGGCGAGGACGTCCTCGATGACGAATGA
- a CDS encoding sugar phosphate isomerase/epimerase family protein gives MSLRIGADVKLPSPHRALKGAVDVPWPQVLADAAGLGLDGVLVRTLYELSPTLDPGLLREVADAAAGLGLYLELGVGKVNPYMTAELPEIRRLGDGSYVTGMERMIEAAAAIGCHELWTATGNFQAGLPGLHKNDRYRRDAPWADQMAATEGLLRQLAPVLRACGSHLDLETHEEITTYDVVRLVEAVGPDVLGVTFDTANVYVHGETAEAAARRVAPYTRMCHLRDVAIVEGPEAPDRYLLPCGDGVIDWADVLGVLLGANPDLHLSIEPAGPHQPAMQVWHDDPRWRAAHPDLDPLELGAVLDCVGAYEHHVRSFDRPDAALLRAGGLFTREEFLRRSAGHLRSVTAAGDHTHPTKEYIP, from the coding sequence ATGAGCCTGCGCATCGGCGCCGACGTCAAGCTGCCGTCGCCGCACCGCGCCCTCAAGGGGGCCGTCGACGTGCCCTGGCCCCAGGTGCTCGCCGACGCCGCCGGGCTCGGCCTCGACGGCGTCCTGGTGCGCACCCTCTACGAGCTCTCGCCGACCCTCGACCCCGGCCTGCTGCGCGAGGTCGCCGACGCGGCCGCCGGGCTGGGCCTCTACCTCGAGCTCGGCGTCGGCAAGGTCAACCCCTACATGACCGCCGAGCTGCCGGAGATCCGCCGCCTCGGCGACGGCAGCTACGTCACGGGCATGGAGCGGATGATCGAGGCCGCGGCGGCGATCGGCTGCCACGAGCTGTGGACCGCGACCGGCAACTTCCAGGCCGGGCTCCCGGGGTTGCACAAGAACGACCGCTACCGCCGTGACGCACCGTGGGCCGACCAGATGGCCGCGACCGAGGGGCTGCTGCGCCAGCTCGCCCCGGTGCTGCGCGCCTGCGGGTCGCACCTCGACCTGGAGACCCACGAGGAGATCACGACGTACGACGTGGTCCGGCTCGTCGAGGCGGTGGGCCCCGACGTCCTCGGCGTCACCTTCGACACCGCGAACGTCTACGTGCACGGCGAGACCGCCGAGGCGGCGGCACGCCGCGTGGCGCCGTACACCCGGATGTGCCACCTGCGCGACGTCGCGATCGTCGAGGGACCGGAGGCGCCGGACCGCTACCTGCTGCCGTGCGGGGACGGCGTCATCGACTGGGCCGACGTCCTCGGCGTGCTGCTGGGGGCCAACCCCGACCTCCACCTCTCCATCGAGCCGGCCGGACCCCACCAGCCGGCGATGCAGGTCTGGCACGACGACCCGCGCTGGCGGGCCGCCCACCCCGACCTGGATCCCCTCGAGCTTGGCGCGGTCCTCGACTGCGTCGGTGCCTACGAGCACCACGTCCGCTCATTCGATCGTCCCGACGCAGCGCTGCTGCGGGCGGGCGGGCTGTTCACGCGGGAGGAATTCCTCCGCCGAAGTGCCGGGCACCTCCGCAGCGTCACCGCTGCCGGAGACCACACCCATCCGACGAAGGAGTACATCCCATGA
- a CDS encoding ATP-binding cassette domain-containing protein, with product MSTTTGGTPILEARGLTRSFGSRRDATRAVDDVGFSVGPGAILGIVGESGSGKSTTLRCVVGLERADTGQVLFDGVPLAGADRATRRRFRRDVQMVFQDPYSSLNPRMTVETIVGEGLDIHRMAGTREARRARVVEVLDLVGLDATVLDRFPRSFSGGQRQRIAIARALAVGPRVLVCDEPVSALDVSVQAQVVNLLLDMQQQLGLAVVFVAHDLALVRHLCHEVMVMQRGVVVESGPCADVFDRPQHDYTKSLLAAIPIPDPDRDRARRATAAAERRSA from the coding sequence ATGAGCACCACCACCGGGGGCACGCCGATCCTGGAGGCCCGCGGCCTGACCCGCTCCTTCGGCTCGCGCCGCGACGCCACGCGTGCGGTCGACGACGTCGGCTTCAGCGTCGGACCCGGCGCGATCCTGGGCATCGTCGGTGAGTCCGGCAGCGGCAAGTCGACCACCCTGCGCTGCGTCGTCGGCCTCGAGCGCGCCGACACCGGCCAGGTCCTCTTCGACGGCGTGCCGCTCGCCGGTGCCGACCGCGCCACGCGGCGCCGCTTCCGGCGCGATGTGCAGATGGTCTTCCAGGACCCCTACTCCAGCCTCAACCCGCGGATGACCGTCGAGACGATCGTCGGCGAGGGCCTCGACATCCACCGGATGGCCGGCACCCGCGAGGCGCGTCGCGCCCGCGTCGTCGAGGTGCTCGATCTGGTCGGCCTCGACGCCACGGTGCTGGACCGCTTCCCGCGCTCGTTCTCCGGAGGCCAGCGGCAGCGGATCGCGATCGCCCGCGCGCTGGCCGTCGGCCCGCGGGTGCTGGTGTGCGACGAGCCGGTGTCCGCCCTCGACGTCTCCGTCCAGGCCCAGGTGGTCAACCTGCTGCTCGACATGCAGCAGCAGCTCGGCCTCGCCGTCGTGTTCGTCGCCCACGACCTCGCCCTGGTGCGCCACCTGTGCCACGAGGTGATGGTCATGCAGCGCGGCGTCGTCGTCGAGAGCGGTCCTTGCGCCGACGTGTTCGACCGGCCGCAGCACGACTACACGAAGAGCCTGCTGGCGGCGATCCCGATCCCCGACCCGGACCGCGACCGCGCCCGACGCGCGACCGCGGCCGCCGAGCGGAGGAGTGCATGA
- a CDS encoding ABC transporter ATP-binding protein: MSLNVEVPVPAPGEDLAPRPLLEVSDLTVSYPSAAGAVEIVSGFGLTVARGERVALVGESGSGKSVTARALLRLDHRASVSGRVRLDGTDLLALSDREMRAQRGRRIGLMLQDPMTTLNPVRSIGSQVMESLRVHGVGKSEARKRAVETLDRLGIPNAERRMRAYPHEFSGGMRQRVCLAMAIVAHPDLLIADEPTTALDVRVQEQVLTLIDSLVADLGMGVVLITHDLGLVAGFADRVAVMYAGRGVETGPVRELYRTPRHPYTSGLLASVPRVDRDGALAPIAGSPAQPSSRPGGCAFHPRCARAEADCTETRPDLRRLGTADVACHHPLALAGEGNR; this comes from the coding sequence GTGAGCCTCAACGTGGAGGTACCCGTCCCGGCCCCGGGCGAGGACCTCGCGCCCCGTCCACTGCTCGAGGTGAGCGACCTGACGGTCAGCTACCCGAGCGCGGCGGGCGCCGTGGAGATCGTCTCCGGGTTCGGCCTCACCGTCGCTCGCGGGGAGCGGGTGGCCCTGGTGGGCGAGTCCGGCTCGGGCAAGTCGGTCACCGCCCGGGCGCTGCTCCGGCTCGACCACCGCGCGTCCGTCAGCGGCCGCGTGCGCCTCGACGGCACCGACCTGCTCGCCCTCAGCGACCGCGAGATGCGCGCCCAGCGCGGGCGCCGGATCGGCCTGATGCTGCAGGACCCGATGACCACGCTCAACCCGGTCCGCTCGATCGGCAGCCAGGTGATGGAGTCCCTGCGGGTCCACGGCGTCGGCAAGTCCGAGGCCCGCAAGCGCGCTGTCGAGACCCTCGACCGGCTCGGCATCCCCAACGCCGAGCGGCGGATGCGGGCCTACCCGCACGAGTTCTCCGGCGGCATGCGCCAGCGGGTCTGCCTCGCGATGGCGATCGTCGCGCACCCCGACCTGCTCATCGCCGACGAGCCGACGACCGCACTCGACGTCCGGGTGCAGGAGCAGGTGCTCACGCTGATCGACTCACTGGTCGCCGACCTCGGCATGGGCGTCGTCCTGATCACCCACGACCTCGGCCTGGTCGCGGGCTTCGCCGACCGGGTCGCGGTCATGTACGCCGGCCGCGGGGTCGAGACCGGACCTGTCCGTGAGCTGTACCGGACCCCGCGGCACCCCTACACCTCCGGCCTGCTCGCCTCCGTGCCCCGGGTGGACCGCGACGGCGCCCTCGCGCCGATCGCCGGCAGCCCCGCCCAGCCCTCCTCGCGGCCCGGCGGCTGCGCGTTCCACCCGCGCTGCGCCCGCGCCGAGGCCGACTGCACCGAGACCCGACCCGACCTACGACGCCTCGGCACGGCCGACGTCGCCTGCCACCACCCGCTCGCACTCGCGGGGGAGGGGAACCGATGA